The DNA segment CCGTCTCCGCATGTTTGTCGTTCCAGCTCGTCGTATCCGTTTCAATCGTGCCACCATTGGCTTGTTATCCACGAGCATCTGCAGCTCGGGAGGAGTTCTCTTCGTTGGTCATTCATCATGTACATCTGCAAGTGGCGCCAGTCGTGCATCAGTGCAAACACACTGCGGTCCATCtactcttcgacttcttcctcctcatcgtaCTCCCCTTCTCCCTCGGCATACCCCTCACCGTCCTCCTCACTGCTCTCTCCCTCCCCATCACTCTCCCCGCCAGACTCCACAtagtcctcttcctcctcgtcttcctgaTCCTGCAATTGCTGTTCCGCTCGCTGCAGCTCTGTCAAACCATCCTCTCCTACTCCGCCTGCTGGCGCTTGTTCTCCTCCATCACCGTTtgcatccttcttctccttgttcACATTGTAAGCTTTTGCGCGGCGTTCTGCCGCCATAGATGCGTCGTTCAGACCATGTCGCTTGACGTATTCATCGATTCCTGCAAAATCTGCCTGATCGATCATGCTGAATTCAACGTCTTTTCCTTCGGTACTCCCGCCTTCGGTTGCGGTAATGACGAGGTTGAACGTTCGTTGGAGGACGGAGGTGTAGCTTATGGATTCGACTGAGGAGAaagggaagaaggagaggggCTTTTTGAAACCGAAGAGTATGCCGTtggggaggaagaagaggtagCCTGGTGGAGGTTAGTCGAGTCCTCGAGGTTGTTGATCACTGTGGCTGCTGATCGGACTTACCCTCTTTCGTGCCCCTATGCGCCTTTACATGATATGCCTTCTCGCCTTTACGATGCGACTGCGGAATGCTGCTCGCGAATTCGTTCTCGTCGGGGCGGACGACCTGCTTCCCGTACGCGTGTAGCAGATCGTTGAGCTCCGGTTCTGTGACAGTGATGTAGTTATCCTGCTCCGTCTTCGCGCGGCTTGCAGATGCTGCATCGTCTGGCTTCGTCTCGTTCATCGTGAACACAATCTGCTCGCATGATGTCCCATCCGCAGCCACTGCCCCTGCCTGGGGTATTATGACGAAGCTGGACTGCCGTTGCTGTTTCTCCGGCACAGGCAAGCAGAAGATCTGGTCGATCTGCCCATTGGGGATGGTGTATTCGATGTCATTCGTCTGCGCATTGAGTAGCCGCACTTCTCGTCTCCTCGAATCTGACTGCTCGGCGACCAgctgcagcttcagcttctttcgCGCCGGGACCTGGAAGCTGACATTCTTGCATTCGAAGGTCGTGGTCGGGTTGGCGATTCCAGCTCCTGCCGTCGTCCCATTTGTGCTCGACTGTGTAGGCTGTGATGCATCGTCCAGCTTCCGCTTCTTGGTGTTGCCGGGCTGTACAGACAAAGTCGCAGTCCCGCCGCGCACGTATCTGGCTATGTCGGCGAACAATGCCGGCAGTTCTCCCTGGTATTGCGTCCCGACTGCGACGATTCGTGCGGCCAAGTCGGGGTCACCCTGAAAGGCGGCCTGCACTTCAGTCGTCCAGTCTGCGGCCATGGTGCGACGTCCAGTCGGGGTGTTGTGGAAGTGATGTGTTGATCAGAACTTCTTGCACCAGGACAGCTCGAGCATCGCGTACGAGAAGCGACGCGCCGACGCCAAGGGAGTGAAGCCACTCCGCCGAGTCGATACCAAGGCTGC comes from the Cercospora beticola chromosome 4, complete sequence genome and includes:
- a CDS encoding uncharacterized protein (antiSMASH:Cluster_13), whose translation is MAADWTTEVQAAFQGDPDLAARIVAVGTQYQGELPALFADIARYVRGGTATLSVQPGNTKKRKLDDASQPTQSSTNGTTAGAGIANPTTTFECKNVSFQVPARKKLKLQLVAEQSDSRRREVRLLNAQTNDIEYTIPNGQIDQIFCLPVPEKQQRQSSFVIIPQAGAVAADGTSCEQIVFTMNETKPDDAASASRAKTEQDNYITVTEPELNDLLHAYGKQVVRPDENEFASSIPQSHRKGEKAYHVKAHRGTKEGYLFFLPNGILFGFKKPLSFFPFSSVESISYTSVLQRTFNLVITATEGGSTEGKDVEFSMIDQADFAGIDEYVKRHGLNDASMAAERRAKAYNVNKEKKDANGDGGEQAPAGGVGEDGLTELQRAEQQLQDQEDEEEEDYVESGGESDGEGESSEEDGEGYAEGEGEYDEEEEVEE